CTCCGCTAAATACAACCTCCCTTCACATTTCATTGGCGGCAACCACTTAGATGCTGCTGCTCCGAGTAGTGTCAAGGATTTCGTTGCCCAGCATGAGGGCCACTCTGTTATTACTTCGGTGAGTTTTGCCAGCGACGATTGAACAGGTGATGGCCATTGATCTGTGAGAGAGACTGACCGAGGAATCTTCCGCATTTAGGTCCTTATCGCCAACAACGGTATCGCGGCCGTCAAGGAGATTCGATCCGTAAGAAAATGGGCCTACGAGACCTTTGGCAACGAGCGTGCCATTCAATTCACAGTGATGGCAACACCAGAAGATCTGACGGCGAACGCCGACTACATCCGCATGGCTGATCAATATGTCGAGGTATGAGGGCAACCCTTTCAAACAACCAAGTGTGTCAATTTTCAAGAAATCCGCTAACCTTCTGGTGTCTCAGGTTCCTGGTGGTACGAATAACAACAACTACGCGAACGTTGAGTTGATTGTGGATGTGGCCGAGCGGATGGATGTCCATGCCGTCTGGGCGGGTTGGGGTCACGCTTCTGAGAACCCCCGGTTACCGGAATCGCTTGCCGCTTCTCCCAAGAAGATCATTTTCATTGGACCTCCTGCCTCCGCGATGCGCTCTCTTGGTGACAAGATTTCCTCGACAATCGTTGCTCAGCATGCCGAAGTCCCATGTATCCCGTGGTCTGGAACCGGTGTCGACGAAGTGGTCGTCGATGACAAGGGCATTGTTACCGTGAAAGATGACGTTTACAGCCGTGGTTGCACATTCTCACCGGAAGAGGGCCTTgcaaaggccaaggagatTGGATTCCCGGTCATGGTTAAGGCCTCTGAGGGTGGAGGCGGAAAGGGTATCCGTaaggttgagaaggaagaggagttTATTAACCTGTACAATGCTGCGGCCAATGAAATTCCCGGGTCACCGATCTTCATCATGAAGCTCGCCGGTAACGCCCGTCACTTGGAagtgcagctgctggctgaTCAGTACGGTAACAACATTTCTTTGTTCGGCCGTGACTGTTCCGTACAACGGCGACACCAGAAAATTATCGAGGAGGCTCCAGCAACAATTGCGAACCCTGACACCTTCCAGTCTATGGAGCGTGCTGCCGTGAGTTTGGGCAAACTCGTGGGATACGTCTCGGCCGGTACAGTCGAGTACCTGTATTCTCACGCTGATGACAAGTTTTACTTCCTGGAACTCAACCCCCGTCTGCAGGTCGAGCATCCCACCACTGAGATGGTCACTGGTGTGAACCTGCCGGCTGCCCAGCTTCAGATTGCCATGGGTATTCCTCTGCACCGAATTCGCGACATTCGTCTGCTCTACGGCGTCGACCCCAACACATCAGCTGATATTGACTTTGACTTCTCCAAAGAAGGAAGCTCGGAGACCCAGCGCCGCCCTCAACCCAAGGGACACACAACTGCTTGCCGTATTACCTCCGAGGACCCCGGTGAGGGTTTCAAACCCTCCAGTGGAACTATGCACGAGTTGAACTTCCGTAGTTCGTCAAACGTCTGGGGTTATTTCTCCGTCGGAACATCAGGTGGTATTCACAGTTTCTCCGACAGTCAATTCGGTCACATTTTCGCGTACGGAGAGAACAGATCCGCTTCGCGGAAGCACATGGTCATTGCCCTAAAGGAATTGAGCATTCGTGGTGACTTCCGAACAACCATTGAGTACCTAATCAAGCTACTGGAGACACCAGCCTTCGAGGAGAACAAGATCACCACTGGTTGGTTGGATCAACTGATTTCCAACAAGCTGACTGCTGAGCGTCCCGATACCATTATTGCTGTTCTGTGTGGTGCTGTCGCCAAGGCCCACCTGGCTAGCGAGGCGCGCCTCACGGAATATCGCCAAGGCATCACGAAGGGTCAGGTTCCGTCCAAGGAAGTCCTGAAGACCGTTTTCCCCGTGGACTTCATTTACGAGGGTAAGCGGTACAAGTTCACCGCCACACGTGCTGGTCTTGATGGCTACCACCTTTTCATCAACGGTTCCAAGTGCTCTGTTGGTGTGCGTGCCTTGGCCGACGGcggtcttcttgtccttctcaaCGGTCGTAGTCACAATGTCTACTGGAAGGAGGACGCTGCTGCTACCCGTCTCAGCGTGGATGGCAAGACTTGTTTGCTCGAACAGGAGAACGATCCTACCCAACTTCGTACTCCATCCCCCGGAAAGTTGGTGAAGTTCACGGTCGAGAACGGCGAACATGTCAGCGCCAACCAACCATATGCTGAAGTTGAAGTCATGAAGATGTACATGCCTTTGATTGCCCAGGAGGATGGTATCGTTCAACTTATCAAGCAGCCCGGTGCCACTCTGGAGGCTGGTGACATTCTTGGtatccttgcccttgatgaCCCGTCCCGTGTCAAGCACGCTCAGCCATTCACCGAGCAGCTTCCGCCGATTGGACCGCCTCAGGTTCTCGGCAACAAGCCCGCCCAAAGGTTCCTCCTTATGCACGGCATCCTGGAGAACATCCTGAGGGGTTTTGACAACCAGGTGATTATGAACACCACCCTTAAGGATCTCATCGGGGTTCTCCGTGATCCCGAGCTTCCTTACAGTGAGTGGAACGCTCAGTCGTCCGCACTCCACTCGCGTATGCCTTCCAAGCTGGATAATCAACTTCAACAGACTGTGGATCGTGCTCGGTCACGCAAGGCTGAGTTCCCCGCCAAGCAGCTGCAAAAGACTATGGCCCGCTTCATTGAAGAGAACGTCAACCCCGCCGATGCCGATATCCTGAAGACTACCCTTTCTCCTCTGACGCAGGTCATCAATGGCTATATTGAGGGTTTGAAGGTGCACGAATACAACGTGTTCGTCGGTCTTTTGGAGCAGTACGTTGCGGTGGAGAAGCTTTTCTCTGGACCCAAGTCCCGATATGAGGACGGTATCCTTGCTCTTCGTGAGGAGCAcaaggatgatgttgagcCTCTTTTACAGATAGCCCTTTCCCACAGCAGAATTGGTGCTAAGAACGATCTCATTCTTGCCATTCTCTCGATCTACCGCCCGAACCAACCCGAAATGGGTAATGTCGGCCAGTACTTCAAGGGCgtcttgaagaagttgacAGAGATCGAGTCCCGTGCTGCGGCCAAGGTCACCCTGAAGGCCCGTGAGGTTCTCATCCAGTCCGCTCTGCCGTCTCTCGAGGAGCGTCTCTCCCAGATGGAGCTTATTCTGCGTTCCTCTGTTGCAGAGTCTGCTTACGGTGAGAGCGGCCTCCGCCACCGGGAGCCCGATTTTGCTGCTTTGAAGGAGGTTGTCGACTCCAAATACACCGTCTTCGATGTCCTGCCTCGATTTTTCGTTCACAAGGATGCCTGGGTCACTCTGGCTGCGCTTGAAGTTTACATTCGTCGCGCTTACCGTGCTTACACTATCCAGAGCATGGACTATCACCACGAAGGTGAGCCTgccttcttgtcctgggaCTTCACCATGGGCAAGCTGGGCCAGCCTGAGTTCGGTCCCCTGACTTCGGGCACCCATCCGTCCACTCCCAGCACACCGACAACCGAGTCAAATCCTTTCAGGCGGATCAACTCCATCAGCGACATGTCCAACATGTTGAACGACAGCCCTAACGATATCCCACGGAAGGGTGTGATCCTCCCTGTCGAATACCtggaggatgctgaggaatACCTGGCTAGAGCCCTGGAAGTAttccccaagaagaagcatgGCGACCAAGGTCTTATCGCCACTCTGGAGGGCAAGCGTCGCCCTGGTCCTCGTGTTGAAACCGAGTCTGCTGAACTCACGGGAGTCTTGAACGTTGCAATCCGCGATGTTGAGGACCTCGAAGATACCCAGATTGTTGCTCAGATCAGCAAGCTAATCTCTAGCTACAAGGAAGAGCTGCTTGCCCGTCGCGTTCGTCGTGTGACTTTCATATGTGGTAGGAACGGCGTCTACCCAAGCTACTACACCTTCCGAGGCCCCTCttacgaggaagatgagagtATCCGACACAGCGAGCCCGCCCTTGCATTCCAGCTTGAACTCAACCGTCTTTCCAAGTTCAAGATCAAGCCCGTCTTCACTGAGAACCGAAACATCCACGTCTACGAGGCGATAGGCAAGGGTCCTGAAAACGACAAGGCTCTGGACAAGAGATACTTTGTCCGTGCCGTTGTCCGTCCTGGTCGTCTTCGTGACGATATCCCCACCGCGGAGTATCTCATTTCCGAGGCTGATCGCCTCATGAACGACATTCTCGATGCTCTGGAGGTCATTGGTAACAACAATTCTGATTTGAACcacatcttcatcaacttctcccCTGTCTTCAACCTGCAACCCCATGATGTGGAAGAGGCATTGGCTGGCTTCCTGGACCGCTTCGGTCTCCGACTCTGGCGCCTCCGCGTGACCGGTGCTGAGATTCGCATCCTGTGCACCGACCCATCTACCCAGACAGCCTACCCTCTGCGTGTTATCATCAGCAACACCGTTGGATACATCATCCAGGTCGAGCTCTACATTGAGAAGAAGTCTGAAAAGGGCGAGTGGCTTCTCCACAGCATTGGCGGTACCAACAAGCTTGGCGCCAACCACTTGCGTCCTGTTTCGACGCCTTACCCTACCAAGGAGTGGCTACAGCCGAAGCGCTACAAGGCTCACGTTATGGGTACGCAGTATGTGTATGATTTCCCCGAGCTCTTCCGCGAAGCATTCCAGAACTCGTGGGCCAAGGCCATTGCAAAGGCCCCGAGTCTGATCGagcatcgtcctcctcttGGTGAATGCATGGATTACAGCGAGCTTGTTCTCGATGATGCAGACAACCTGGTGGAGATTTCCCGCGGCCCTGGTACCAACACTCACGGTATGGTCGGTTGGCTCGTCACTGCCCGTACGCCCGAGTATCCCGCTGGCCGGCGCTTCATTATTGTTGCCAACGACATCACCTTCCAGATTGGTTCATTTGGTCCTTTGGAAGACAAGTTC
This region of Aspergillus puulaauensis MK2 DNA, chromosome 5, nearly complete sequence genomic DNA includes:
- the ACC1 gene encoding acetyl-CoA carboxylase ACC1 (BUSCO:EOG092600T4;~COG:I;~EggNog:ENOG410PH59;~InterPro:IPR013537,IPR034733,IPR011054,IPR011053, IPR005479,IPR001882,IPR000089,IPR013815,IPR029045, IPR011763,IPR011762,IPR011761,IPR016185,IPR011764, IPR005482,IPR005481;~PFAM:PF08326,PF00364,PF02785,PF02786,PF00289, PF01039;~go_function: GO:0003989 - acetyl-CoA carboxylase activity [Evidence IEA];~go_function: GO:0005524 - ATP binding [Evidence IEA];~go_function: GO:0016874 - ligase activity [Evidence IEA];~go_function: GO:0046872 - metal ion binding [Evidence IEA];~go_process: GO:0006633 - fatty acid biosynthetic process [Evidence IEA]) is translated as MGDGATPSGVSRSAKYNLPSHFIGGNHLDAAAPSSVKDFVAQHEGHSVITSVLIANNGIAAVKEIRSVRKWAYETFGNERAIQFTVMATPEDLTANADYIRMADQYVEVPGGTNNNNYANVELIVDVAERMDVHAVWAGWGHASENPRLPESLAASPKKIIFIGPPASAMRSLGDKISSTIVAQHAEVPCIPWSGTGVDEVVVDDKGIVTVKDDVYSRGCTFSPEEGLAKAKEIGFPVMVKASEGGGGKGIRKVEKEEEFINLYNAAANEIPGSPIFIMKLAGNARHLEVQLLADQYGNNISLFGRDCSVQRRHQKIIEEAPATIANPDTFQSMERAAVSLGKLVGYVSAGTVEYLYSHADDKFYFLELNPRLQVEHPTTEMVTGVNLPAAQLQIAMGIPLHRIRDIRLLYGVDPNTSADIDFDFSKEGSSETQRRPQPKGHTTACRITSEDPGEGFKPSSGTMHELNFRSSSNVWGYFSVGTSGGIHSFSDSQFGHIFAYGENRSASRKHMVIALKELSIRGDFRTTIEYLIKLLETPAFEENKITTGWLDQLISNKLTAERPDTIIAVLCGAVAKAHLASEARLTEYRQGITKGQVPSKEVLKTVFPVDFIYEGKRYKFTATRAGLDGYHLFINGSKCSVGVRALADGGLLVLLNGRSHNVYWKEDAAATRLSVDGKTCLLEQENDPTQLRTPSPGKLVKFTVENGEHVSANQPYAEVEVMKMYMPLIAQEDGIVQLIKQPGATLEAGDILGILALDDPSRVKHAQPFTEQLPPIGPPQVLGNKPAQRFLLMHGILENILRGFDNQVIMNTTLKDLIGVLRDPELPYSEWNAQSSALHSRMPSKLDNQLQQTVDRARSRKAEFPAKQLQKTMARFIEENVNPADADILKTTLSPLTQVINGYIEGLKVHEYNVFVGLLEQYVAVEKLFSGPKSRYEDGILALREEHKDDVEPLLQIALSHSRIGAKNDLILAILSIYRPNQPEMGNVGQYFKGVLKKLTEIESRAAAKVTLKAREVLIQSALPSLEERLSQMELILRSSVAESAYGESGLRHREPDFAALKEVVDSKYTVFDVLPRFFVHKDAWVTLAALEVYIRRAYRAYTIQSMDYHHEGEPAFLSWDFTMGKLGQPEFGPLTSGTHPSTPSTPTTESNPFRRINSISDMSNMLNDSPNDIPRKGVILPVEYLEDAEEYLARALEVFPKKKHGDQGLIATLEGKRRPGPRVETESAELTGVLNVAIRDVEDLEDTQIVAQISKLISSYKEELLARRVRRVTFICGRNGVYPSYYTFRGPSYEEDESIRHSEPALAFQLELNRLSKFKIKPVFTENRNIHVYEAIGKGPENDKALDKRYFVRAVVRPGRLRDDIPTAEYLISEADRLMNDILDALEVIGNNNSDLNHIFINFSPVFNLQPHDVEEALAGFLDRFGLRLWRLRVTGAEIRILCTDPSTQTAYPLRVIISNTVGYIIQVELYIEKKSEKGEWLLHSIGGTNKLGANHLRPVSTPYPTKEWLQPKRYKAHVMGTQYVYDFPELFREAFQNSWAKAIAKAPSLIEHRPPLGECMDYSELVLDDADNLVEISRGPGTNTHGMVGWLVTARTPEYPAGRRFIIVANDITFQIGSFGPLEDKFFHQCTELARKLGIPRIYLSANSGARIGMAEELIPHFSVAWNNPEKPEAGFKYLYLTPEVKEKFSASKKKEVITELIHDEGEERHKITTIIGAKDGLGVECLKGSGLIAGATSRAYEDIFTITLVTCRSVGIGAYLVRLGQRAIQVEGQPIILTGAPAINKLLGREVYTSNLQLGGTQIMYRNGVSHMTAANDFDGVCKIVDWLSFVPEQKGALPPIRAFNDTWDRDVAYYPPPRQPYDVRWLINGKQDDEGFLPGLFDAGSFEEALGGWARTVVVGRARLGGIPMGVIAVETRSVENVTPADPANPDSMEMITQEAGGVWYPNSSFKTAQALRDFNNGEQLPVMILANWRGFSGGQRDMFNEVLKYGSYIVDALVKYEQPIFVYIPPFGELRGGSWVVVDPTINPEQMEMYADEESRGGILEPEGIVNIKFRRDKQLETMARLDPTYGELRRAAQVKNISKERLSEVKDKMAAREEQLLPVYMQVALQFADLHDRTGRMQAKNTIRQSLTLKNARRFFYWRVRRRISEEAILKRMLDAAPSPIQGEPSGAIAKDSTPASSNDSPRDTHLRTLQSWTPFSEEEVENNDQGVTTWYEDNKEIIREKIESLKSQSLASHISDLLFSNRDGSLQGIQQALSILPVEEKEAVLKYLGSS